Proteins encoded in a region of the Esox lucius isolate fEsoLuc1 chromosome 9, fEsoLuc1.pri, whole genome shotgun sequence genome:
- the LOC105031603 gene encoding long-chain fatty acid transport protein 1 isoform X1, translating into MLRGSVLASLSPEEGLLSHVPWLWSLAAGLGLYLATGGWRFLYVALCTIKRDLRCLCVVLHVKRSIRQHLKNRSTIPSLFGQTAALYPDKPALVCVSTGESSSARPRTSASLIVWTFRELAGRCNAVSHWARAQGWGQGDVVALYLGSRPLLVALWMGLAQVGVEAALINYNLRCDSLLHCVGVSGAKGMVFGVELAEAVSEVRSSLDPSMVLFSTGSVQSVDLPTPSAQNLDPLLASSSRDPPPPTTKGFNDRLFYIYTSGTTGMPKAAIVVHSRFYRIAAFGFHSFGLRHDDIIYNSLPLYHSAGNIMGVGQCLLHGLTVVVKAKFSASSFWDDCVKYNCTVIQYIGEICRYLLAQPERPSEKSHCVRIAMGNGLRPAVWEEFTQRFRIRQVAEFYGATECNCSISNVDGKVGACGFHSQIFPSMYPIKLLRMNEDTMELVRDKNGLCIGCQPGEPGLLAGYIDQSDPLRRFDGYVDRRATNKKIVNDVFTLGDAAYLSGDVLVMDELGYMFFRDRSGDTYRWRGENVSTTEVEATLSGLLGHADVAVYGVLLPGVEGKAGMAAIAEGEGRFDCDAFLGAVRKALPSYAHPLFLRLMPKVDTTGTFKIQKTRLQREGYNPLHTADRIFFLNSHLGRYEAVTEELYRAITEGRLRL; encoded by the exons ATGCTACGGGGCAGTGTGCTGGCCTCGCTGAGCCCCGAGGAGGGCCTCCTCAGTCATGTGCCCTGGCTGTGGAGCCTGGCGGCTGGGCTGGGACTGTACCTCGCCACGGGCGGTTGGAGGTTCCTCTATGTGGCCCTGTGCACCATCAAGAGGGACCTCAG atgcCTGTGCGTGGTTCTCCATGTTAAACGTTCCATCCGTCAGCACCTTAAGAACAGGAGCACCATACCGTCCCTGTTTGGCCAGACGGCAGCGCTGTATCCCGACAAGCCcgcactggtgtgtgtgtctaccggAGAG TCTTCTTCGGCACGTCCGCGTACATCTGCGTCCCTGATT GTGTGGACGTTCAGGGAGCTGGCGGGGCGTTGCAACGCCGTTTCCCACTGGGCGAGGGCTCAGGGCTGGGGACAGGGGGACGTGGTGGCCCTCTACCTGGGGAGTCGCCCCCTGCTGGTGGCCCTGTGGATGGGCCTGGCTCAG GTGGGTGTGGAGGCGGCGCTCATCAACTATAACCTGCGCTGTGATTCGCTGCTTCACTGTGTGGGAGTGTCCGGTGCTAAGGGGATGGTGTTTGGGGTGGAGCTAGCTGAAG CTGTCTCAGAGGTGCGTTCTTCTCTGGACCCGTCCATGGTCTTGTTTAGTACTGGTTCCGTTCAGAGTGTGGACCTCCCGACCCCCTCAGCCCAAAACCTGGACCCGCTACTGGCCAGCTCTTCCCGGGACCCGCCTCCTCCCACCACCAAGGGATTCaatg ATAGACTGTTCTACATCTATACCTCTGGTACAACAGGAATGCCCAAGGCTGCCATTGTCGTACATAGCCG GTTCTACCGCATCGCTGCCTTTGGGTTTCATTCCTTCGGCCTGCGACACGATGACATCATCTACAACAGTCTACCACTTTACCATTCTGCCG GTAATATAATGGGTGTTGGTCAGTGTTTGCTCCATGGGTTAACTGTCGTAGTCAAGGCCAAGTTCTCTGCCAGTAGTTTCTGGGATGACTGTGTCAAGTACAACTGCACT GTTATCCAGTACATTGGGGAGATATGCCGCTACTTGTTGGCCCAGCCAGAGCGGCCCTCAGAGAAATCTCACTGCGTACGCATTGCCATGGGTAACGGGCTCCGCCCTGCTGTGTGGGAGGAGTTCACACAGCGCTTTAGGATCAGACAGGTGGCTGAGTTTTATGGAGCCACCGAGTGCAACTGCAGCATCTCCAATGTGGATGGAAag gtgggtGCGTGTGGGTTCCACAGCCAAATCTTCCCCAGTATGTACCCTATCAAACTGCTCCGGATGAATGAGGACACCATGGAGCTGGTCAGGGACAAGAATGGCCTCTGTATAGGCTGTCAACCtg GGGAGCCGGGTCTTCTGGCCGGCTACATCGACCAGAGTGATCCCTTGAGGAGGTTCGACGGTTATGTCGACCGGAGAGCCACCAACAAGAAGATCGTTAATGACGTCTTCACCCTCGGAGACGCTGCCTATCTTTCCG GTGATGTACTGGTGATGGATGAGCTGGGCTACATGTTCTTCCGGGACCGCAGCGGAGACACGTACCGCTGGCGAGGAGAGAACGTGTCGACTACAGAGGTGGAGGCCACCCTCAGCGGCCTCCTGGGACACGCCGACGTAGCTGTCTACGGAGTCCTTCTGCCAG GTGTGGAGGGGAAGGCCGGGATGGCGGCCATTGCTGAGGGGGAGGGGCGGTTTGACTGTGATGCGTTCTTGGGGGCGGTGCGAAAGGCCTTACCTTCCTATGCACACCCACTGTTCCTCCGTCTCATGCCGAAGGTCGATACCACAG GAACCTTCAAAATCCAAAAGACTCGCCTTCAGAGGGAGGGATACAACCCTCTGCACACCGCCGACCGGATCTTCTTCCTCAACAGCCATTTGGGTCGTTATGAGGCT
- the LOC105031602 gene encoding adhesion G protein-coupled receptor E5 isoform X2: MQYQPIIEMRYRTVLLILGLNLNLLGNTESKDCPPGFMADGQDCVDEDECINGVICGSDATCINTFGSFECSCHNGFRSFHTNNHCLDINECLEPLQICSNNSNCVNTIGSYYCQCKQGYIQRGSSTQQGHCEDIDECITDVCGVGGTCSNQEGSYSCLCKPGYSNYGNTQARCSVLTCDQFKADKTPDLAVPGLSGLQSVMEKNCLALSNSTGATPTGEILLKNVTNEMDSLLSHGLLGNSREVSGFLGTVENAMRLIAPQLKNNRTNITSEHTECHLAVRRGQTPPSGPISLANEHARLDTSWETATGKGAYQGFAVAGLVIYKTLEKSVNNSFQDLTDPTEDTKPSYQIGSKVVTALVSNPDTDSLDQAVLLTFKHLQIMPESEQINYTCVFWEERHGQKEGGAWSRRGCTKVLSNSTYTQCSCVHLSSFAVLMALYPIEHTFQLRLLTWVGLSLSLVCLLLCILTFRLCRSIQGTRNTIHLHLCLCLFIADLVFLAGISQTQYKGGCGLVAGLLHLFFLASFSWMLLEGIQLYRMLMLVFNSAIRTRYLYAVGYGLPLVIVLISAATYPDGYGTKEHCWLSLERGFIWSFFGPVCAIIIFNAFFFVVTVWRLVQKFSSINPDLSRLQKIRAFTVTAVAQLCVLGSMWIFGVFQFQEEGTLVMTYLFTILNSLQGALLFIMHCLLNKTVREEYGRLLSCVCTQQKSYLDYSSSNPSSSQSQGTKGDQNTGESNI, translated from the exons ATGCAATATCAGCCGATCATTGAGATGAGGTACAGAACCGTTCTGCTCATTCTGG GACTAAATTTGAATCTACTGGGGAACACAGAGTCTAAAGATTGCCCCCCCGGCTTCATGGCCGATGGACAAGATTGTGTCGATGAAGATGAGTGTATCAATGGAGTAATCTGTGGAAGCGACGCCACGTGTATCAACACCTTTGGGTCCTTTGAATGCAGTTGCCATAATGGGTTCAGATCGTTTCACACCAACAATCATTGTTTGG ATATCAATGAGTGCCTGGAGCCACTGCAGATCTGTTCCAACAACTCCAACTGCGTCAACACCATTGGTAGCTACTACTGTCAGTGCAAACAAGGATACATCCAGAGAGGCAGCTCTACTCAGCAAGGACACTGTGAAG ATATAGATGAGTGTATCACTGATGTCTGTGGAGTGGGCGGGACCTGCAGTAACCAGGAAGGAAGCTACAGCTGCCTCTGTAAGCCTGGATACAGTAACTACGGCAACACACAGGCTCGGTGCTCAG TTCTGACCTGTGACCAGTTCAAAGCCGATAAGACTCCTGACCTG GCGGTTCCAGGCCTATCAGGTCTGCAGTCTGTGATGGAAAAGAACTGTCTGGCCTTAAGTAATTCAACTGGAGCAACGCCGACTGGAGAAATTCTTCTGAAG AATGTCACCAATGAGATGGACAGCCTTCTGTCGCATGGTCTCCTAGGCAACAGCCGGGAGGTAAGCGGGTTTCTAGGCACCGTAGAGAACGCCATGAGGCTCATTGCACCGCAGCTGAAGAACAACCGGACCAACATTACGTCAGAACACACAG AGTGTCATCTTGCCGTGAGAAGAGGACAGACTCCGCCCTCTGGGCCAATCAGTCTAGCCAATGAACACGCTCGACTGGACACCAGCTGGGAGACAGCAACTGGCAAGGGAGCGTACCAAG GTTTTGCCGTAGCTGGACTGGTGATCTACAAGACCCTGGAGAAATCTGTCAACAACTCGTTCCAGGACCTCACAGACCCCACAGAAGACACAAAGCCAAGCTACCAGATCGGTTCTAAGGTGGTGACAGCTCTGGTCAGTAACCCGGACACAGACAGTCTGGACCAGGCAGTGCTCCTGACGTTCAAACACCTCCAG ATTATGCCGGAGTCAGAAcagattaactacacctgtgtATTCTGGGAGGAGAGGCATGGCCAGAAAGAGGGCGGGGCTTGGTCAAGGCGTGGCTGTACTAAAGTCCTGTCTAACTCCACCTACACACAATGTTCCTGTGTGCACCTGAGCAGCTTTGCTGTTCTGATGGCTCTGTACCCCATAGAG cACACATTTCAGCTGCGTCTGTTGACCTGGGTGGGTCTGTCGCTGTCGCTGGTGTGTCTGTTGCTGTGCATACTGACCTTCCGGCTGTGCCGATCCATCCAGGGGACGCGCAACACCATCCACCTCCACCTGTGCCTCTGCCTCTTCATCGCTGACCTAGTCTTCCTCGCCGGCATCTCTCAGACACAATACAAG GGAGGTTGTGGGTTAGTAGCTGGCCTCCTCCACCTGTTCTTTCTGGCCTCCTTCAGCTGGATGTTGTTGGAGGGGATTCAGCTCTACCGTATGTTGATGCTGGTCTTCAATTCTGCCATAAG AACTAGGTACCTGTATGCTGTGGGATATGGACTTCCACTGGTTATTGTCCTCATCTCTGCCGCCACTTATCCTGACGGATATGGAACCAAAGAACA CTGTTGGCTGTCTCTGGAGCGAGGCTTCATCTGGAGCTTCTTTGGCCCTGTTTGCGCCATCATCATCTTCAATGCGTTCTTCTTCGTCGTCACGGTCTGGAGGCTGGTCCAGAAATTCTCCAGCATCAACCCTGACCTCTCAAGGCTGCAGAAGATTAG GGCCTTCACGGTAACGGCGGTGGCCCAGCTCTGTGTCCTGGGCAGCATGTGGATATTCGGGGTGTTCCAGTTCCAGGAGGAGGGCACCCTGGTCATGACCTACCTCTTCACCATCCTCAACTCCCTGCAGGGGGCGCTGCTGTTCATCATGCACTGCCTGTTGAACAAAAcg GTAAGAGAGGAGTATGGCAGGCTGCTGTCCTGTGTGTGCACACAGCAGAAGAGTTACTTGGACTACAGCAGTTCCAACCCTTCTTCCAGCCAGTcccag GGAACAAAGGGTGACCAGAACACGGGAGAGTCCAACATATGA
- the LOC105031602 gene encoding adhesion G protein-coupled receptor E5 isoform X1, producing the protein MQYQPIIEMRYRTVLLILGLNLNLLGNTESKDCPPGFMADGQDCVDEDECINGVICGSDATCINTFGSFECSCHNGFRSFHTNNHCLDINECLEPLQICSNNSNCVNTIGSYYCQCKQGYIQRGSSTQQGHCEDIDECKGNAGICGVGGTCSNQEGSYICLCNPGYSNYGRKQAQCLDIDECITDVCGVGGTCSNQEGSYSCLCKPGYSNYGNTQARCSVLTCDQFKADKTPDLAVPGLSGLQSVMEKNCLALSNSTGATPTGEILLKNVTNEMDSLLSHGLLGNSREVSGFLGTVENAMRLIAPQLKNNRTNITSEHTECHLAVRRGQTPPSGPISLANEHARLDTSWETATGKGAYQGFAVAGLVIYKTLEKSVNNSFQDLTDPTEDTKPSYQIGSKVVTALVSNPDTDSLDQAVLLTFKHLQIMPESEQINYTCVFWEERHGQKEGGAWSRRGCTKVLSNSTYTQCSCVHLSSFAVLMALYPIEHTFQLRLLTWVGLSLSLVCLLLCILTFRLCRSIQGTRNTIHLHLCLCLFIADLVFLAGISQTQYKGGCGLVAGLLHLFFLASFSWMLLEGIQLYRMLMLVFNSAIRTRYLYAVGYGLPLVIVLISAATYPDGYGTKEHCWLSLERGFIWSFFGPVCAIIIFNAFFFVVTVWRLVQKFSSINPDLSRLQKIRAFTVTAVAQLCVLGSMWIFGVFQFQEEGTLVMTYLFTILNSLQGALLFIMHCLLNKTVREEYGRLLSCVCTQQKSYLDYSSSNPSSSQSQGTKGDQNTGESNI; encoded by the exons ATGCAATATCAGCCGATCATTGAGATGAGGTACAGAACCGTTCTGCTCATTCTGG GACTAAATTTGAATCTACTGGGGAACACAGAGTCTAAAGATTGCCCCCCCGGCTTCATGGCCGATGGACAAGATTGTGTCGATGAAGATGAGTGTATCAATGGAGTAATCTGTGGAAGCGACGCCACGTGTATCAACACCTTTGGGTCCTTTGAATGCAGTTGCCATAATGGGTTCAGATCGTTTCACACCAACAATCATTGTTTGG ATATCAATGAGTGCCTGGAGCCACTGCAGATCTGTTCCAACAACTCCAACTGCGTCAACACCATTGGTAGCTACTACTGTCAGTGCAAACAAGGATACATCCAGAGAGGCAGCTCTACTCAGCAAGGACACTGTGAAG acATTGATGAGTGTAAAGGTAACGCTGGTATTTGTGGAGTGGGCGGGACCTGCAGTAACCAGGAAGGAAGCTACATCTGCCTCTGTAACCCTGGATACAGTAACTACGGCAGAAAACAGGCTCAGTGCTTAG ATATAGATGAGTGTATCACTGATGTCTGTGGAGTGGGCGGGACCTGCAGTAACCAGGAAGGAAGCTACAGCTGCCTCTGTAAGCCTGGATACAGTAACTACGGCAACACACAGGCTCGGTGCTCAG TTCTGACCTGTGACCAGTTCAAAGCCGATAAGACTCCTGACCTG GCGGTTCCAGGCCTATCAGGTCTGCAGTCTGTGATGGAAAAGAACTGTCTGGCCTTAAGTAATTCAACTGGAGCAACGCCGACTGGAGAAATTCTTCTGAAG AATGTCACCAATGAGATGGACAGCCTTCTGTCGCATGGTCTCCTAGGCAACAGCCGGGAGGTAAGCGGGTTTCTAGGCACCGTAGAGAACGCCATGAGGCTCATTGCACCGCAGCTGAAGAACAACCGGACCAACATTACGTCAGAACACACAG AGTGTCATCTTGCCGTGAGAAGAGGACAGACTCCGCCCTCTGGGCCAATCAGTCTAGCCAATGAACACGCTCGACTGGACACCAGCTGGGAGACAGCAACTGGCAAGGGAGCGTACCAAG GTTTTGCCGTAGCTGGACTGGTGATCTACAAGACCCTGGAGAAATCTGTCAACAACTCGTTCCAGGACCTCACAGACCCCACAGAAGACACAAAGCCAAGCTACCAGATCGGTTCTAAGGTGGTGACAGCTCTGGTCAGTAACCCGGACACAGACAGTCTGGACCAGGCAGTGCTCCTGACGTTCAAACACCTCCAG ATTATGCCGGAGTCAGAAcagattaactacacctgtgtATTCTGGGAGGAGAGGCATGGCCAGAAAGAGGGCGGGGCTTGGTCAAGGCGTGGCTGTACTAAAGTCCTGTCTAACTCCACCTACACACAATGTTCCTGTGTGCACCTGAGCAGCTTTGCTGTTCTGATGGCTCTGTACCCCATAGAG cACACATTTCAGCTGCGTCTGTTGACCTGGGTGGGTCTGTCGCTGTCGCTGGTGTGTCTGTTGCTGTGCATACTGACCTTCCGGCTGTGCCGATCCATCCAGGGGACGCGCAACACCATCCACCTCCACCTGTGCCTCTGCCTCTTCATCGCTGACCTAGTCTTCCTCGCCGGCATCTCTCAGACACAATACAAG GGAGGTTGTGGGTTAGTAGCTGGCCTCCTCCACCTGTTCTTTCTGGCCTCCTTCAGCTGGATGTTGTTGGAGGGGATTCAGCTCTACCGTATGTTGATGCTGGTCTTCAATTCTGCCATAAG AACTAGGTACCTGTATGCTGTGGGATATGGACTTCCACTGGTTATTGTCCTCATCTCTGCCGCCACTTATCCTGACGGATATGGAACCAAAGAACA CTGTTGGCTGTCTCTGGAGCGAGGCTTCATCTGGAGCTTCTTTGGCCCTGTTTGCGCCATCATCATCTTCAATGCGTTCTTCTTCGTCGTCACGGTCTGGAGGCTGGTCCAGAAATTCTCCAGCATCAACCCTGACCTCTCAAGGCTGCAGAAGATTAG GGCCTTCACGGTAACGGCGGTGGCCCAGCTCTGTGTCCTGGGCAGCATGTGGATATTCGGGGTGTTCCAGTTCCAGGAGGAGGGCACCCTGGTCATGACCTACCTCTTCACCATCCTCAACTCCCTGCAGGGGGCGCTGCTGTTCATCATGCACTGCCTGTTGAACAAAAcg GTAAGAGAGGAGTATGGCAGGCTGCTGTCCTGTGTGTGCACACAGCAGAAGAGTTACTTGGACTACAGCAGTTCCAACCCTTCTTCCAGCCAGTcccag GGAACAAAGGGTGACCAGAACACGGGAGAGTCCAACATATGA
- the LOC105031603 gene encoding long-chain fatty acid transport protein 1 isoform X2 has product MLRGSVLASLSPEEGLLSHVPWLWSLAAGLGLYLATGGWRFLYVALCTIKRDLRCLCVVLHVKRSIRQHLKNRSTIPSLFGQTAALYPDKPALVCVSTGEVWTFRELAGRCNAVSHWARAQGWGQGDVVALYLGSRPLLVALWMGLAQVGVEAALINYNLRCDSLLHCVGVSGAKGMVFGVELAEAVSEVRSSLDPSMVLFSTGSVQSVDLPTPSAQNLDPLLASSSRDPPPPTTKGFNDRLFYIYTSGTTGMPKAAIVVHSRFYRIAAFGFHSFGLRHDDIIYNSLPLYHSAGNIMGVGQCLLHGLTVVVKAKFSASSFWDDCVKYNCTVIQYIGEICRYLLAQPERPSEKSHCVRIAMGNGLRPAVWEEFTQRFRIRQVAEFYGATECNCSISNVDGKVGACGFHSQIFPSMYPIKLLRMNEDTMELVRDKNGLCIGCQPGEPGLLAGYIDQSDPLRRFDGYVDRRATNKKIVNDVFTLGDAAYLSGDVLVMDELGYMFFRDRSGDTYRWRGENVSTTEVEATLSGLLGHADVAVYGVLLPGVEGKAGMAAIAEGEGRFDCDAFLGAVRKALPSYAHPLFLRLMPKVDTTGTFKIQKTRLQREGYNPLHTADRIFFLNSHLGRYEAVTEELYRAITEGRLRL; this is encoded by the exons ATGCTACGGGGCAGTGTGCTGGCCTCGCTGAGCCCCGAGGAGGGCCTCCTCAGTCATGTGCCCTGGCTGTGGAGCCTGGCGGCTGGGCTGGGACTGTACCTCGCCACGGGCGGTTGGAGGTTCCTCTATGTGGCCCTGTGCACCATCAAGAGGGACCTCAG atgcCTGTGCGTGGTTCTCCATGTTAAACGTTCCATCCGTCAGCACCTTAAGAACAGGAGCACCATACCGTCCCTGTTTGGCCAGACGGCAGCGCTGTATCCCGACAAGCCcgcactggtgtgtgtgtctaccggAGAG GTGTGGACGTTCAGGGAGCTGGCGGGGCGTTGCAACGCCGTTTCCCACTGGGCGAGGGCTCAGGGCTGGGGACAGGGGGACGTGGTGGCCCTCTACCTGGGGAGTCGCCCCCTGCTGGTGGCCCTGTGGATGGGCCTGGCTCAG GTGGGTGTGGAGGCGGCGCTCATCAACTATAACCTGCGCTGTGATTCGCTGCTTCACTGTGTGGGAGTGTCCGGTGCTAAGGGGATGGTGTTTGGGGTGGAGCTAGCTGAAG CTGTCTCAGAGGTGCGTTCTTCTCTGGACCCGTCCATGGTCTTGTTTAGTACTGGTTCCGTTCAGAGTGTGGACCTCCCGACCCCCTCAGCCCAAAACCTGGACCCGCTACTGGCCAGCTCTTCCCGGGACCCGCCTCCTCCCACCACCAAGGGATTCaatg ATAGACTGTTCTACATCTATACCTCTGGTACAACAGGAATGCCCAAGGCTGCCATTGTCGTACATAGCCG GTTCTACCGCATCGCTGCCTTTGGGTTTCATTCCTTCGGCCTGCGACACGATGACATCATCTACAACAGTCTACCACTTTACCATTCTGCCG GTAATATAATGGGTGTTGGTCAGTGTTTGCTCCATGGGTTAACTGTCGTAGTCAAGGCCAAGTTCTCTGCCAGTAGTTTCTGGGATGACTGTGTCAAGTACAACTGCACT GTTATCCAGTACATTGGGGAGATATGCCGCTACTTGTTGGCCCAGCCAGAGCGGCCCTCAGAGAAATCTCACTGCGTACGCATTGCCATGGGTAACGGGCTCCGCCCTGCTGTGTGGGAGGAGTTCACACAGCGCTTTAGGATCAGACAGGTGGCTGAGTTTTATGGAGCCACCGAGTGCAACTGCAGCATCTCCAATGTGGATGGAAag gtgggtGCGTGTGGGTTCCACAGCCAAATCTTCCCCAGTATGTACCCTATCAAACTGCTCCGGATGAATGAGGACACCATGGAGCTGGTCAGGGACAAGAATGGCCTCTGTATAGGCTGTCAACCtg GGGAGCCGGGTCTTCTGGCCGGCTACATCGACCAGAGTGATCCCTTGAGGAGGTTCGACGGTTATGTCGACCGGAGAGCCACCAACAAGAAGATCGTTAATGACGTCTTCACCCTCGGAGACGCTGCCTATCTTTCCG GTGATGTACTGGTGATGGATGAGCTGGGCTACATGTTCTTCCGGGACCGCAGCGGAGACACGTACCGCTGGCGAGGAGAGAACGTGTCGACTACAGAGGTGGAGGCCACCCTCAGCGGCCTCCTGGGACACGCCGACGTAGCTGTCTACGGAGTCCTTCTGCCAG GTGTGGAGGGGAAGGCCGGGATGGCGGCCATTGCTGAGGGGGAGGGGCGGTTTGACTGTGATGCGTTCTTGGGGGCGGTGCGAAAGGCCTTACCTTCCTATGCACACCCACTGTTCCTCCGTCTCATGCCGAAGGTCGATACCACAG GAACCTTCAAAATCCAAAAGACTCGCCTTCAGAGGGAGGGATACAACCCTCTGCACACCGCCGACCGGATCTTCTTCCTCAACAGCCATTTGGGTCGTTATGAGGCT